From the genome of Vicia villosa cultivar HV-30 ecotype Madison, WI linkage group LG2, Vvil1.0, whole genome shotgun sequence, one region includes:
- the LOC131648562 gene encoding uncharacterized protein LOC131648562, producing the protein MCSLLELFPDLYAQAAEDGMSVAEAGVWTSGNGWEWRLDRVLQNTSSSSTASSSQSQLLDFLDRTALSVGSDDVFRWKLNKEEVFSVSSCYYRFFSKLSGPPILPSVVKDAYFICKIDAPSKTLLFGWRLIHDRLATKDHLFMKGILDITEIN; encoded by the coding sequence ATGTGTAGTTTGCTGGAGCTTTTCCCTGACCTTTATGCGCAGGCAGCTGAGGATGGTATGTCGGTAGCGGAGGCAGGCGTTTGGACGAGCGGAAACGGCTGGGAATGGCGGTTGGATCGGGTGCTGCAGAACACAAGCAGCAGCAGCACCGCGAGCTCCAGTCAGTCGCAGCTGCTGGATTTTTTGGACCGGACTGCGCTTTCGGTTGGCAGCGACGACGTGTTCCGGTGGAAGCTGAACAAGGAGgaggttttttctgtttcctcTTGTTACTACAGGTTCTTCTCTAAGCTTTCTGGGCCTCCTATTTTACCTAGCGTTGTTAAAGATGCATATTTTATTTGTAAGATAGATGCTCCTTCTAAAACTCTTTTATTCGGGTGGAGATTAATTCACGATAGACTAGCTACCAAAGATCATCTCTTCATGAAAGGAATTTTGGACATTACCGAGATTAATTAG